From one Streptomyces mobaraensis genomic stretch:
- a CDS encoding winged helix-turn-helix transcriptional regulator produces MRKRTFTCGFDAALAVVGGKWKILILWALHCGGPLRFGALRRAVDGISERVLINQLKEMEASQLVHREEFPQVPPKVEYSLTPFGTSLLDVLMPLGEWGTANMERIASLGTGGPEAGGREEGPRPASPAPR; encoded by the coding sequence ATGAGGAAGCGGACCTTCACCTGCGGGTTCGATGCCGCCCTGGCCGTCGTCGGCGGCAAGTGGAAGATTCTCATCCTCTGGGCGCTCCACTGCGGAGGACCGCTGCGCTTCGGAGCGCTGCGGCGCGCGGTCGACGGCATCAGCGAGCGCGTCCTGATCAACCAGCTCAAGGAGATGGAAGCGAGTCAGCTGGTGCACCGCGAGGAGTTCCCCCAGGTGCCGCCGAAAGTGGAGTACTCGCTGACCCCGTTCGGCACATCGCTCCTCGACGTCCTCATGCCGCTCGGCGAATGGGGCACGGCCAACATGGAGCGCATCGCCTCGCTCGGCACCGGAGGGCCCGAGGCCGGTGGGCGGGAGGAGGGTCCCCGTCCGGCTTCTCCCGCACCGAGGTGA
- a CDS encoding NAD(P)-dependent oxidoreductase, with amino-acid sequence MSVKDRTPVTVIGLGAMGTALAEAFVGAGHPTTVWNRSAEKAAPLVAKGARHVLAVEEAVAASPLVVVCLTTYDATCAVLEPASAELAGRALVTLNTGTPDGARRMAGWARERGARFLDGAVKNVPPAVGAPDTLLYYGGDKEVFDTYEATLRVLGGDTVHLGDEPDLAALYEQAVGGLLLPALLGFFQGAALVSARGLKAGTLVRFTTKWLEMIASELPAIAQEIDSGDYTRPRATVGIFHQAVAHELQLGREADIDVSWHLPMYEMLERAIADGHRDHSVSALIETLRKPAPQA; translated from the coding sequence ATGTCTGTGAAAGACCGCACACCGGTGACCGTCATCGGCCTGGGAGCGATGGGTACGGCGCTGGCCGAGGCGTTCGTCGGGGCGGGGCACCCGACGACCGTGTGGAACCGGAGCGCGGAGAAGGCCGCGCCGCTCGTCGCCAAAGGGGCGCGGCACGTTCTCGCCGTCGAGGAGGCGGTGGCCGCGAGTCCGCTGGTCGTCGTCTGCCTGACCACGTACGACGCCACGTGCGCGGTTCTGGAGCCGGCCTCCGCCGAGCTGGCCGGGCGCGCGTTGGTCACCCTCAACACCGGGACGCCGGACGGCGCCCGCCGGATGGCCGGCTGGGCGCGGGAACGGGGAGCGCGCTTCCTGGACGGCGCGGTCAAGAACGTGCCGCCGGCCGTCGGCGCACCCGACACCCTGCTGTACTACGGGGGCGACAAGGAGGTGTTCGACACGTACGAGGCGACTCTGCGGGTGCTGGGCGGGGACACCGTCCACCTCGGCGACGAGCCGGATCTGGCCGCTCTCTACGAACAGGCCGTGGGCGGCCTTCTGCTGCCCGCCCTCCTCGGCTTCTTCCAGGGAGCCGCGTTGGTCTCCGCGCGCGGCCTGAAGGCCGGCACGCTGGTGCGGTTCACCACCAAGTGGCTGGAGATGATCGCGTCCGAACTGCCCGCCATCGCCCAGGAGATCGACAGCGGCGACTACACCCGGCCCCGGGCGACCGTCGGCATCTTCCACCAGGCGGTCGCCCATGAACTCCAGCTCGGCCGGGAGGCCGACATCGACGTGTCGTGGCATCTGCCGATGTACGAGATGCTCGAACGGGCCATCGCCGACGGCCACCGCGACCACAGCGTCTCGGCGCTGATCGAGACACTCCGGAAGCCGGCGCCACAGGCGTAG
- a CDS encoding MFS transporter: protein MAEGTSKDRGGGGARIWLLALGMFAIGTDLFIVSGLLPSMAGDLGLSTAAAGQSVTVFALTYAVAAPILAGLTSAVDRKTLLVAVLIVFAAGNALSAFATSYAVLLISRAVAGAGAAIYASTASAVAAGITPPERRGRSLALVYAGMTTAIALGVPLGSAIGDFSSWRWAFGFVALLALVALAGLWPALPSVPGPGGSGVRQRLAVFRVRHAPSALLVTAFWVVGTFVVYTYLGALFDRAGHVGTGLRPWLLLLFGVGGFAGVMAGGRLADRVNPRTALATSVALLAVALAALSPALRSTASTAVALTAWGFAHWCAFPLIQHRLLHIGGRHGDMLLALNQSALYLGQTLAGALGGLLVGAGRLGSLPWAGAAFELLALLVLVVGATGAARGRRTRPARSGRLPGAGVAANARADAGSVPAASVRSASGDAGRAPAGPAD, encoded by the coding sequence ATGGCGGAAGGAACCTCGAAGGACAGGGGCGGGGGCGGGGCCCGGATCTGGCTGCTGGCGCTGGGCATGTTCGCCATCGGGACGGACCTGTTCATCGTCTCGGGGCTGCTGCCCTCGATGGCCGGCGACCTGGGTCTGTCCACGGCGGCGGCCGGGCAGTCGGTGACGGTGTTCGCCCTCACCTACGCCGTCGCCGCGCCGATCCTGGCGGGCCTGACGTCGGCCGTCGACCGGAAGACGCTGCTGGTCGCGGTGCTGATCGTGTTCGCGGCCGGGAACGCCCTGTCCGCCTTCGCGACGTCCTACGCCGTCCTGCTGATCAGCCGGGCCGTCGCGGGCGCCGGCGCGGCGATCTACGCCTCGACCGCGTCGGCGGTGGCCGCCGGGATCACCCCGCCCGAACGGCGGGGCCGCTCCCTGGCGCTCGTCTACGCGGGCATGACCACGGCGATCGCCCTGGGCGTGCCGCTGGGCAGCGCGATCGGCGACTTCTCGTCCTGGCGCTGGGCGTTCGGCTTCGTCGCCCTGCTGGCCCTGGTCGCGCTGGCCGGACTCTGGCCCGCCCTGCCGTCGGTGCCGGGCCCGGGCGGGTCGGGGGTACGGCAGCGACTGGCCGTGTTCCGCGTCCGCCACGCGCCCTCGGCGCTGCTCGTCACGGCGTTCTGGGTGGTCGGCACCTTCGTCGTCTACACCTACCTCGGTGCCCTGTTCGACCGCGCCGGGCACGTGGGGACGGGCCTGCGGCCGTGGCTGCTGCTGCTCTTCGGCGTCGGCGGCTTCGCCGGCGTGATGGCCGGCGGCCGGCTCGCGGACCGCGTCAACCCGCGGACCGCCCTCGCGACGTCCGTCGCCCTGCTCGCCGTCGCCCTCGCCGCCCTCTCCCCCGCCCTGCGCTCCACCGCGAGCACGGCTGTGGCGCTCACCGCGTGGGGGTTCGCCCACTGGTGCGCCTTCCCGCTCATCCAGCACCGCCTGCTGCACATCGGCGGCCGGCACGGCGACATGCTCCTCGCCCTCAACCAGAGCGCCCTCTACCTGGGCCAGACCCTGGCCGGCGCCCTCGGCGGCCTCCTGGTGGGCGCGGGCCGGCTGGGGTCGCTGCCGTGGGCGGGGGCGGCGTTCGAACTGCTGGCGCTGCTGGTGCTGGTGGTGGGGGCGACGGGCGCGGCACGCGGCCGCCGCACACGCCCCGCTCGCTCCGGGCGGCTCCCCGGAGCGGGCGTCGCCGCGAACGCACGGGCGGACGCCGGCTCCGTTCCCGCCGCATCCGTCCGCTCCGCCTCGGGCGACGCGGGCCGCGCCCCTGCCGGGCCGGCCGACTGA
- a CDS encoding CGNR zinc finger domain-containing protein gives MSAEQERQDRDWVWYGTRISVDFVNTRRDRWAGGRELLREPADLTAWFEAAAIGPACIPVDGPLLAQAVELREAVDAGLVAVVEGTAFPAAAQRVLNAWLARAVENPPRLDVRDGVPVLTAGVPPVDGRGALSRIAVDAAEMFGGTDRDRLRICGGDRCSARFYDNSAGRRRRWCSMAGCGNRAKAAQHRRARA, from the coding sequence ATGAGTGCGGAGCAAGAGCGTCAGGACCGCGACTGGGTCTGGTACGGCACCCGGATCAGCGTCGACTTCGTCAACACCCGCCGCGACCGCTGGGCGGGCGGCCGGGAACTCCTGCGCGAACCGGCCGACCTCACGGCCTGGTTCGAGGCGGCCGCGATCGGCCCCGCCTGCATCCCCGTCGACGGACCCCTGCTGGCGCAGGCCGTCGAGCTGCGGGAGGCCGTCGACGCCGGGCTGGTCGCCGTCGTCGAGGGGACGGCCTTCCCCGCCGCCGCCCAGCGGGTCCTCAACGCGTGGCTCGCCCGCGCCGTCGAGAACCCGCCCCGCCTCGACGTACGCGACGGCGTCCCCGTGCTGACGGCCGGCGTCCCGCCGGTGGACGGGCGCGGCGCGCTCAGCCGGATCGCCGTCGACGCGGCGGAGATGTTCGGCGGCACGGACCGCGACCGGCTGCGGATCTGCGGGGGTGACCGGTGCAGCGCCCGGTTCTACGACAACTCCGCCGGACGCCGGCGGCGTTGGTGCTCCATGGCGGGCTGCGGCAACCGCGCCAAGGCGGCCCAGCACCGCCGGGCGCGCGCCTGA
- the paaK gene encoding phenylacetate--CoA ligase PaaK, producing the protein MTAAAALDAGERLSRDGLAALQRERLRATLRHAYDNVAFYRRAFDEAGVRPEDCRTPADLPRFPFTTKADLRAHYPYGMFAVPRERIRRLHASSGTTGEPTVVGYTERDLDTWAGLVARSLRAAGARPGDTVHVAYGYGLFTGGLGAHYGAERLGCTVIPASGGMTARQVRLIRDLRPDVIMVTPSYMLTMLDELERQGVDPRTTSLRVGVFGAEPWTAEMRREIEERCGLDAVDIYGLSEVMGPGVAQECVETKDGLHLWEDHFYPEIVDPVTGEPLSDGEPGELVLTSLTKEAMPVVRYRTRDLTRLLPGTARVFRRMDRITGRSDDLIIVRGVNLFPGQIEAVLLRVPGVAPHFQLRLTREGRMDRLTVRAEARPGATPEQRAAAVETIARRVKDDVGVSVAVEIVPPETLERSVGKIRRLVDER; encoded by the coding sequence ATGACGGCAGCCGCGGCGCTCGACGCGGGAGAGCGCCTGTCGCGCGACGGGCTGGCGGCGCTGCAACGGGAGCGACTGCGGGCGACGTTGCGGCACGCCTACGACAACGTCGCCTTCTACCGCCGGGCGTTCGACGAGGCGGGGGTGCGGCCGGAGGACTGCCGTACGCCCGCCGACCTCCCCCGCTTCCCGTTCACCACCAAGGCCGACCTGCGCGCCCACTACCCGTACGGCATGTTCGCCGTGCCCCGCGAGCGGATCCGGCGCCTGCACGCCTCCAGCGGTACGACGGGCGAGCCCACCGTCGTCGGCTACACCGAGCGGGACCTGGACACCTGGGCCGGCCTCGTCGCCCGCAGCCTCCGCGCGGCGGGGGCCCGGCCCGGTGACACGGTCCATGTGGCGTACGGGTACGGGCTGTTCACCGGCGGTCTGGGCGCGCATTACGGCGCCGAGCGGCTCGGCTGCACGGTGATCCCCGCGTCCGGCGGAATGACGGCCCGTCAGGTACGCCTCATCCGGGACCTCCGGCCCGACGTCATCATGGTGACGCCCTCCTACATGCTCACCATGCTCGACGAGTTGGAGCGGCAGGGCGTCGACCCGCGTACCACGTCCCTGCGCGTCGGCGTCTTCGGCGCGGAGCCGTGGACGGCGGAGATGCGCCGTGAGATCGAGGAGCGGTGCGGCCTCGACGCCGTCGACATCTACGGGCTCTCCGAGGTGATGGGCCCGGGTGTCGCGCAGGAGTGCGTGGAGACCAAGGACGGCCTGCACCTGTGGGAGGACCACTTCTACCCGGAGATCGTCGACCCGGTCACGGGTGAGCCGCTGTCCGACGGGGAGCCCGGGGAGCTTGTCCTCACCTCCCTCACCAAGGAGGCCATGCCGGTGGTGCGGTACCGCACCCGCGACCTCACCCGGCTGCTGCCGGGCACCGCCCGGGTGTTCCGCCGGATGGACCGGATCACCGGCCGCAGCGACGACCTGATCATCGTCCGCGGGGTGAACCTGTTCCCCGGGCAGATCGAGGCGGTCCTGCTGCGGGTCCCCGGTGTCGCGCCCCACTTCCAGCTCCGCCTCACCCGGGAGGGCCGGATGGACCGGCTGACCGTCCGGGCGGAGGCCCGCCCGGGGGCGACGCCGGAACAGCGCGCGGCGGCCGTGGAGACGATCGCCCGACGGGTGAAGGACGACGTGGGCGTCTCGGTGGCCGTCGAGATCGTGCCGCCGGAGACGCTGGAGCGGTCGGTGGGCAAGATCCGGCGTCTCGTGGACGAACGCTGA
- a CDS encoding DUF397 domain-containing protein, with amino-acid sequence MAKSATEHLADDRRQRLDLANATWQSGVPGTGDVQIGFIDGYVALRDRRTPDVPAVIFSPEEWRAFVDLAREGEFDLT; translated from the coding sequence GTGGCGAAGAGCGCGACCGAGCACCTGGCGGACGACCGGCGGCAGCGCCTGGACCTGGCCAACGCCACCTGGCAGTCGGGCGTTCCGGGCACGGGGGACGTCCAGATCGGCTTCATCGACGGCTACGTCGCCCTGCGCGACCGGCGCACCCCCGACGTCCCGGCCGTGATCTTCTCCCCGGAGGAATGGCGCGCCTTCGTCGACCTCGCGCGCGAGGGGGAGTTCGACCTCACGTAG
- a CDS encoding leucine-rich repeat domain-containing protein has translation MRTIRNGTLDYWRRGLGHVPEEVWRTEGLRTLILADNGLTELPARIGRLTGLRTLDLGHNALVSLPPELGALTGLDDCLYLHENALTALPATLGRLSRLRYLNVSGNRLAELPEEIGGMAALVELRAQDARLTRLPDGVGRLTALRELWLRGNSLTELPGSLTALSELRELELRENAFTAVPGALRGLPALRRLDLRANRLTELPGWLAELPALEKLDLRWNALDPAPRLLDALTRRGCVVLA, from the coding sequence ATGCGGACGATACGGAACGGCACACTCGACTACTGGCGGCGCGGACTCGGGCACGTACCCGAGGAGGTCTGGCGGACGGAGGGCCTCCGGACGCTGATCCTCGCGGACAACGGGCTGACGGAGCTCCCGGCCCGGATCGGCCGGCTGACCGGCCTGCGCACCCTCGACCTCGGGCACAACGCCCTGGTCTCGCTGCCGCCCGAGCTGGGCGCGCTGACCGGGCTCGACGACTGCCTCTACCTGCACGAGAACGCGCTCACCGCGTTGCCCGCCACGCTGGGCCGGCTGTCCCGATTGCGCTACCTCAACGTGAGCGGCAACCGGCTGGCGGAACTGCCGGAGGAGATCGGCGGGATGGCGGCCCTCGTGGAGCTGCGGGCCCAGGACGCCCGCCTGACCCGCCTGCCGGACGGCGTCGGACGGCTCACGGCGCTGCGCGAGCTGTGGCTGCGCGGCAACTCCCTGACGGAGCTGCCCGGTTCCCTGACGGCCCTGAGTGAGCTGCGGGAACTGGAGCTCCGCGAGAACGCGTTCACCGCCGTGCCCGGCGCGCTGCGCGGGCTGCCCGCCCTGCGCCGGCTCGACCTGCGGGCCAACCGCCTGACGGAGCTGCCCGGCTGGCTGGCCGAGCTGCCGGCGCTGGAGAAGCTGGACCTGCGGTGGAACGCGCTCGATCCGGCGCCGCGACTGCTGGACGCGCTGACCCGGCGGGGGTGTGTGGTGCTGGCCTGA
- a CDS encoding N-acetylmuramoyl-L-alanine amidase has translation MRAVSPDPEHTPPPRPSRGARGNRRGGHARRAAGALASAALLLPLVSGLPTADAAAGAPGAAAATSGLDALQRDFARAAAEYHVPPSVLLAVSYLQSRWDTHAGAPSVTGGYGPMHLTDAAGALAASAGTAHHSAPGEDARGDTARPHRADDRALPTAGALPERLRTLERAAGLTGLRPEALRTDPAANVRGGAALLADAQRRLGLPAGDDAADWYAAVARWSGASDAVTARTFADDVFEVIRTGARRTTDAGQRVALAAAPRLVPHREQADRLGRATPPAEGTECPASVACESVPAPYQRLEGSDYGNHDVSDRPRSQKADFIVIHDTEATWEKTLQLIRDPAYVSWHYTVRSTDGHIAQHVPVKDVAWHAGNWYMNAKSVGIEHEGFLARPDAWYTEEMYRTSARLVRHLARKLDIPLDRQHILGHDNVPGTVPSTIKGMHTDPGPYWDWAHYFELMGRPFHATASPFSGMVTIRPDYDDNEPVYTGCEKPGQECAPHGSGAVRLRVAPRDDAPLVRDVGLRPDGGASTTDVNDTGARASTGQQFAVADRLPGWTAVWYLGQRAWFRDPWWEPVAVGARGKLVTPREGRKEIPVYGRAYPEKAAYPAGVPVQAVTPLPYKLLAGQAYVLGQTSPAEYLYANDFDPAKHVVVRGKDRYYEIQFGHRVAFVRADDVTVRSSNR, from the coding sequence TTGCGAGCTGTTTCCCCCGATCCAGAGCACACGCCACCACCGAGACCCTCGCGCGGAGCCCGGGGAAACCGGAGAGGCGGCCATGCCCGCAGGGCGGCCGGCGCGCTCGCGTCGGCCGCCCTGCTGCTCCCGCTGGTCTCCGGCCTGCCCACCGCCGATGCCGCGGCCGGCGCCCCGGGCGCGGCAGCCGCCACGAGCGGCCTGGACGCGCTCCAGCGGGACTTCGCCCGGGCGGCGGCCGAGTACCACGTGCCGCCGAGCGTCCTGCTCGCCGTCTCCTACCTCCAGTCGCGCTGGGACACCCACGCCGGGGCGCCCAGCGTCACCGGCGGGTACGGCCCGATGCACCTCACCGACGCGGCCGGGGCCCTCGCCGCCTCCGCCGGGACCGCGCACCACAGCGCGCCCGGCGAGGACGCCCGGGGCGACACCGCCCGTCCGCACCGGGCCGACGACCGCGCCCTGCCCACGGCCGGCGCGCTCCCCGAGCGGCTCCGCACCCTGGAGCGGGCCGCCGGCCTCACCGGGCTGCGGCCCGAGGCGCTGCGCACGGACCCCGCCGCCAATGTGCGCGGCGGCGCGGCCCTGCTCGCCGACGCCCAGCGGCGGCTGGGCCTGCCGGCCGGGGATGACGCCGCCGACTGGTACGCGGCGGTGGCGCGCTGGTCGGGCGCTTCGGACGCGGTGACCGCGCGGACCTTCGCCGACGACGTCTTCGAGGTGATCCGGACCGGCGCCCGGCGGACGACCGACGCCGGGCAGCGGGTGGCCCTGGCCGCCGCCCCGCGCCTCGTCCCGCACCGCGAGCAGGCCGACCGGCTGGGGCGGGCGACGCCCCCGGCCGAGGGCACCGAGTGCCCCGCAAGCGTCGCCTGCGAGTCCGTCCCCGCCCCCTACCAGCGGCTGGAGGGGTCGGACTACGGCAACCACGACGTGTCCGACCGGCCGCGCTCGCAGAAGGCGGACTTCATCGTCATCCACGACACGGAGGCCACCTGGGAGAAGACCCTCCAGCTGATAAGGGACCCGGCGTACGTCTCGTGGCACTACACGGTCCGCTCGACCGACGGCCACATCGCCCAGCACGTACCGGTCAAGGACGTGGCCTGGCACGCGGGCAACTGGTACATGAACGCCAAGTCGGTGGGCATCGAGCACGAGGGCTTCCTGGCCCGCCCGGACGCCTGGTACACGGAGGAGATGTACCGCACGTCGGCCCGGCTGGTCCGCCATCTGGCGCGGAAGCTGGACATCCCGCTGGACCGGCAGCACATCCTCGGCCACGACAACGTCCCCGGCACCGTCCCCTCGACGATCAAGGGCATGCACACCGACCCCGGCCCCTACTGGGACTGGGCGCACTACTTCGAGCTGATGGGGAGGCCCTTCCACGCGACGGCGAGCCCGTTCAGCGGCATGGTGACGATCCGCCCCGACTACGACGACAACGAGCCCGTCTACACCGGCTGCGAGAAGCCGGGCCAGGAGTGCGCACCGCACGGTTCCGGCGCGGTCCGGCTGCGGGTGGCGCCACGGGACGACGCGCCGCTGGTCAGGGACGTCGGGCTGCGGCCGGACGGCGGCGCGTCGACCACCGACGTCAACGACACGGGTGCCCGGGCGTCGACGGGCCAGCAGTTCGCGGTCGCCGACCGGCTGCCGGGCTGGACGGCCGTCTGGTACCTGGGGCAGCGGGCGTGGTTCCGCGACCCCTGGTGGGAGCCGGTGGCGGTCGGGGCGCGCGGGAAGCTGGTGACGCCGCGTGAGGGCCGGAAGGAGATCCCGGTGTACGGGCGGGCGTACCCGGAGAAGGCCGCGTACCCGGCGGGGGTGCCGGTCCAGGCGGTGACGCCGCTGCCGTACAAGCTGCTCGCCGGGCAGGCGTACGTGCTGGGCCAGACGAGTCCCGCGGAGTATCTGTACGCGAACGACTTCGACCCCGCGAAGCACGTGGTGGTGCGAGGGAAGGACCGGTACTACGAGATCCAGTTCGGCCACCGGGTGGCCTTCGTCCGGGCGGACGACGTGACGGTCCGCTCGTCGAACCGCTGA
- a CDS encoding aminoglycoside phosphotransferase family protein, with protein sequence MYAASASVSAPLRPPRPQRIRPPQGGGPYLDPSHAVGAAFGGGRARRGSGLGTPPVGGRIDLSGPDGPELRALIASVHHVCPEFTPSQVLRRSGRSVLLVGTAGRTGAVAKCLLDRSPAGAERFRQEIAAYRTFVRHRPPVRVPRMIAADPEQGILVAERMPGRPAATRRHPSDTPPRADVRVALGAVCRVNLWQPPVGMFDMPLDYAKHITRFHELGLLTDRDMGDLQKLLHGLAHVQGQFCHGDAQLANMLLSPAGPVLVDWGQAGWYLPGYDLATLWTVLGDAPLARRQIAQHAQAPGTPFRDAFLVNLMLVLTREIRTYELAVQRAQQEPLPPGTPDTGEEQRLLLRRLHDDCAMARRAVRAAVGTR encoded by the coding sequence ATGTATGCAGCATCGGCCTCCGTGTCCGCTCCGCTCCGGCCCCCGCGGCCGCAGCGGATCCGCCCGCCGCAGGGCGGCGGACCGTACCTCGACCCCTCCCACGCCGTGGGAGCCGCGTTCGGGGGCGGACGGGCGCGGAGGGGTTCGGGGCTCGGCACACCGCCGGTCGGCGGGAGAATCGACCTGTCCGGCCCCGACGGCCCCGAGCTGCGCGCGCTGATCGCCTCGGTGCACCACGTCTGCCCGGAGTTCACCCCGAGTCAGGTACTGCGCCGCAGCGGGCGCTCCGTACTGCTGGTCGGCACCGCCGGCCGCACCGGCGCCGTGGCGAAGTGTTTACTCGACCGCTCCCCCGCGGGCGCCGAGCGGTTCCGGCAGGAGATAGCGGCGTACCGCACGTTCGTGCGGCACCGTCCGCCGGTCCGGGTGCCGCGGATGATCGCCGCGGACCCCGAGCAGGGCATCCTGGTCGCGGAGCGCATGCCGGGCCGTCCGGCCGCCACCCGGCGGCATCCTTCGGACACCCCGCCGCGCGCCGACGTACGGGTGGCGCTCGGCGCGGTCTGCCGGGTCAATCTCTGGCAGCCGCCGGTCGGCATGTTCGACATGCCGCTCGACTACGCCAAGCACATCACCCGCTTCCACGAGCTCGGTCTGCTCACCGACCGGGACATGGGCGACCTGCAGAAGCTGCTGCACGGACTGGCGCACGTCCAGGGGCAGTTCTGCCATGGCGACGCGCAGCTCGCCAATATGCTCCTCTCCCCCGCGGGGCCGGTGCTGGTCGACTGGGGGCAGGCGGGCTGGTACCTGCCGGGGTACGACCTCGCGACCCTGTGGACGGTGCTCGGGGACGCTCCGCTGGCCCGCCGGCAGATCGCCCAGCACGCGCAGGCGCCGGGTACGCCGTTCCGTGACGCCTTTCTGGTGAATCTGATGCTCGTCCTCACCCGCGAGATCCGGACGTACGAGCTGGCCGTCCAGCGGGCCCAGCAGGAGCCGCTTCCGCCGGGTACCCCGGACACCGGCGAGGAGCAGCGGCTCCTGCTCCGGCGGCTGCATGACGACTGCGCGATGGCCCGACGGGCCGTCCGCGCCGCGGTGGGCACCCGCTGA
- a CDS encoding DNA-binding protein NsdB, producing MTREPNTRLADLFGLAGWSKGELARLVNRQAAVMGHPQLATDTSRVRRWIDMGESPRDPVPRVLAALFTERLGRVVTIEDLGFGRRGRAGKGQSQDGLPWPPERTAAVLTEFTGMDLMLNRRGLVGAGAALAAGSALSGAMHDWLHSDPALASDAPRFDDPLHRASYPGHAEQAGFDRYEAAPVGSSEIDELERSVDIFRAWDAARGGGLQRKAVVGQLNEVGGMLAYRHPEHLQRRLWGVAANLAVLAGWMSHDVGLEPTAQKYFVIAAHAAREGGDRPRAGEALSRAARQMVHLGRPADALDLMKLATSGSGEEALPRTRAMLCTVEAWAQASMGRSQAVRRTLGRAEELFVADKGDVPPPSWMQMFNEADMHGMQALAYRTLAEHDPSAAAVAQRHALEALRLREGTNQKRSLIFDYISMASACFIDDDPEQGGAYARQALESIGENSSHRTWDRLREMYRLTGRYSGFPKIAELRQEIERALPKAPGGRGRTATA from the coding sequence GTGACGAGGGAACCCAACACCCGCCTTGCGGACCTGTTCGGACTGGCCGGATGGTCCAAGGGCGAGCTCGCGAGGCTGGTCAACCGGCAGGCGGCGGTCATGGGACATCCGCAGCTGGCGACCGACACCTCACGGGTGCGGCGCTGGATCGACATGGGGGAGTCCCCGCGCGATCCCGTGCCCCGGGTGCTGGCCGCCCTCTTCACCGAGCGCCTCGGTCGTGTCGTGACCATCGAGGACCTCGGGTTCGGCCGGCGCGGGCGAGCGGGCAAGGGGCAGTCGCAGGACGGACTCCCCTGGCCGCCCGAGCGGACCGCCGCGGTCCTCACCGAATTCACGGGAATGGACCTCATGCTCAACCGACGCGGCTTGGTGGGCGCGGGCGCCGCGCTCGCCGCAGGCTCAGCACTCAGCGGGGCGATGCACGACTGGCTGCACTCCGATCCGGCGCTCGCCTCGGACGCCCCCCGTTTCGACGACCCTCTGCACCGCGCCTCCTACCCCGGCCACGCCGAGCAGGCGGGCTTCGACCGGTACGAGGCGGCCCCCGTGGGCTCGTCCGAGATCGACGAGCTGGAGCGCTCGGTCGACATCTTCCGCGCGTGGGACGCGGCCCGCGGCGGCGGGCTCCAGCGCAAGGCCGTCGTCGGCCAGCTCAACGAGGTGGGCGGGATGCTCGCGTACCGCCACCCCGAGCACCTCCAGCGCAGGCTCTGGGGGGTGGCGGCCAACCTGGCGGTGCTGGCCGGCTGGATGTCCCACGACGTGGGGCTCGAACCCACCGCGCAGAAGTACTTCGTGATCGCGGCGCACGCGGCCCGGGAGGGCGGCGACCGGCCCCGGGCCGGGGAGGCGCTGTCCCGGGCCGCCCGACAGATGGTCCACCTCGGCCGCCCGGCCGACGCGCTCGATCTGATGAAGCTCGCCACCTCCGGCTCGGGCGAGGAGGCCCTGCCACGCACCCGGGCGATGCTCTGCACCGTCGAGGCCTGGGCGCAGGCGTCGATGGGCCGGAGCCAGGCCGTGCGGCGGACCCTGGGCCGGGCCGAGGAGCTGTTCGTCGCGGACAAGGGGGACGTGCCCCCGCCGAGCTGGATGCAGATGTTCAACGAGGCGGACATGCACGGCATGCAGGCCCTGGCGTACCGCACCCTCGCCGAGCACGACCCGTCCGCCGCGGCCGTGGCGCAGCGCCATGCCCTGGAGGCCCTGCGGCTCCGCGAGGGGACCAACCAGAAACGGTCGCTCATCTTCGACTACATCTCGATGGCCTCCGCCTGCTTCATCGACGACGACCCCGAGCAGGGCGGCGCCTACGCCCGGCAGGCGCTGGAGTCCATCGGGGAGAACTCCTCCCACCGCACCTGGGACCGGCTGCGGGAGATGTACCGGCTCACCGGCAGGTACTCCGGGTTCCCGAAGATCGCCGAGCTGCGGCAGGAGATCGAGCGGGCGCTGCCCAAGGCGCCGGGCGGCCGGGGCCGGACGGCCACGGCCTGA